In Stenotrophomonas sp. ESTM1D_MKCIP4_1, a single genomic region encodes these proteins:
- a CDS encoding M15 family metallopeptidase, with translation MTSRTCSSLVLAIALAGSAQSAEPPRISPATDAASAGLVEIRTLAPHIELDIRYAGRNNFTGARVPGYDAPSCYLLAPAATALAQVEHDLRAAGYALRIFDCYRPVRSVQAFMAWVQDPHEQSRKALQYPHLHKPQLLADGYIAERSGHSRGATVDLGLLDCRAGACVVLDMGTDFDFFGVRAHTDAAGLTAEQRGNRQRLLQAMARRGFANYPQEWWHYTLQPEPDAGTAYDFPVR, from the coding sequence ATGACTTCCAGGACCTGCAGTTCACTCGTACTGGCGATTGCCCTGGCGGGCAGCGCGCAGTCCGCTGAACCCCCGCGCATCTCGCCGGCCACCGATGCGGCCAGTGCCGGCCTGGTGGAGATCCGCACGCTGGCCCCGCACATCGAACTGGACATCCGCTACGCCGGCCGCAACAACTTCACCGGCGCCCGTGTGCCGGGGTACGACGCGCCGTCGTGCTATCTGCTGGCGCCGGCCGCGACCGCGCTGGCCCAGGTGGAACACGACCTGCGCGCTGCCGGATATGCACTGCGGATCTTCGATTGCTACCGGCCGGTGCGTTCGGTGCAGGCGTTCATGGCCTGGGTGCAGGATCCGCACGAGCAGTCGCGCAAGGCGCTGCAGTATCCGCATCTGCACAAGCCGCAACTGCTGGCTGATGGCTATATCGCCGAACGCTCGGGCCACAGCCGTGGCGCGACGGTGGACCTGGGGCTGCTGGACTGCCGCGCAGGCGCGTGCGTGGTGCTGGACATGGGCACCGATTTCGATTTCTTCGGCGTGCGTGCGCATACCGACGCGGCGGGGCTGACCGCGGAACAGCGCGGAAACCGGCAGCGGTTGCTGCAGGCGATGGCACGGCGCGGCTTTGCCAACTACCCACAGGAGTGGTGGCATTACACCCTGCAGCCCGAACCGGATGCGGGCACCGCCTACGATTTCCCCGTGAGGTGA
- a CDS encoding serine hydrolase domain-containing protein yields MAAASDATAAIDADVAAVIQHEHLPGLAMAVVEHGKVVYQHAGGTRGDGGRIDEDTLFKIASNSKAMTAALLSRLVEQGRLRWDDPVRKHLPGFTMYDPWVGEHMQVRDLLIHNSGLGLGAGDLMLWPEPNAFTRADIIAGLAHLKPVTSFRSGYAYDNLMYVVAGEVAAAAGGKPYDQLMREQVFVPLGMNRCQVGAWSVKRVGNVAQPHAWREGRNVVVNADGATSPDLTSMAAGGIRCSLRDMTRWMQVLLDPALVPGWLGSDQRHTLWTLHMPMPLGGRQQRWDNAHFYGYGLGWRVSDMDGQWKVAHTGTLSGMYSSLALLPDRKVGVVMLMNGEGEDARTVLMQSTLKRITAAAEGQTAVGYLQALAEERRRTDVIGHVDEYLDPIEPAGASALKPQQGRYRDPWLGEATLCPVAGTLRFEVLRSPKLAATVMQQGQRWRLHWDTLETSAQAWLQPSDGAPPTLQLRAIDPDIDFSYDFQDLQFTRTGDCPGGQRAVR; encoded by the coding sequence GTGGCTGCGGCATCAGACGCCACCGCCGCCATCGATGCCGATGTCGCCGCCGTGATCCAGCACGAGCACCTGCCCGGGCTGGCCATGGCCGTGGTCGAACACGGGAAGGTGGTCTACCAGCACGCCGGCGGCACACGCGGTGATGGCGGCCGCATCGACGAGGACACGCTGTTCAAGATCGCTTCCAACAGCAAGGCCATGACCGCCGCACTGCTGTCACGTCTGGTGGAGCAGGGCCGGCTGCGTTGGGATGACCCGGTGCGGAAGCACCTGCCCGGCTTCACCATGTACGACCCGTGGGTGGGCGAGCACATGCAGGTGCGTGATCTGCTCATCCACAACAGCGGCCTCGGCCTGGGGGCCGGCGATCTGATGCTGTGGCCCGAGCCCAACGCCTTCACCCGCGCCGACATCATTGCCGGGCTGGCCCACCTGAAGCCGGTCACCAGCTTCCGCAGCGGCTATGCCTACGACAACCTGATGTACGTAGTGGCCGGCGAAGTCGCGGCCGCAGCCGGTGGCAAGCCCTACGACCAGTTGATGCGCGAACAGGTGTTCGTGCCGCTGGGCATGAATCGCTGCCAGGTGGGCGCGTGGTCGGTGAAGCGCGTGGGCAACGTGGCCCAGCCGCATGCCTGGCGCGAGGGTCGCAACGTGGTGGTCAACGCCGATGGTGCGACCAGCCCCGATCTGACCTCGATGGCTGCGGGCGGCATCCGCTGTTCGCTGCGCGACATGACCCGCTGGATGCAGGTGCTCCTGGATCCAGCGTTGGTGCCGGGCTGGCTGGGCAGCGACCAGCGACACACGTTGTGGACCCTGCACATGCCGATGCCGCTGGGTGGGCGCCAGCAGCGCTGGGACAACGCGCATTTCTACGGCTATGGCCTCGGCTGGCGTGTGTCGGACATGGATGGGCAATGGAAAGTGGCACACACCGGCACGCTGTCGGGCATGTACTCCTCGCTGGCCCTGCTGCCCGACCGCAAGGTGGGCGTGGTGATGCTGATGAACGGCGAGGGCGAGGATGCACGCACGGTGCTGATGCAATCGACGTTGAAGCGCATCACTGCCGCGGCCGAGGGCCAGACCGCCGTCGGCTATCTGCAGGCACTGGCCGAAGAGCGACGCCGCACCGATGTGATCGGGCATGTTGACGAGTATCTGGATCCGATCGAGCCCGCAGGTGCCAGCGCACTGAAGCCGCAACAGGGGCGCTACCGCGATCCCTGGCTGGGAGAGGCCACGCTGTGCCCGGTTGCAGGTACGCTGCGGTTCGAGGTGCTCCGCTCGCCGAAACTGGCAGCGACGGTGATGCAGCAGGGGCAGCGTTGGCGTCTGCACTGGGATACGCTGGAAACATCCGCGCAGGCATGGCTGCAGCCCAGTGATGGCGCACCGCCCACGCTGCAGCTGCGCGCCATCGATCCGGACATCGACTTCAGCTATGACTTCCAGGACCTGCAGTTCACTCGTACTGGCGATTGCCCTGGCGGGCAGCGCGCAGTCCGCTGA